In the genome of Anabrus simplex isolate iqAnaSimp1 chromosome 6, ASM4041472v1, whole genome shotgun sequence, one region contains:
- the LOC137501303 gene encoding putative nuclease HARBI1 produces the protein MDLNEEDVVIACAAYIVLQQKKKKNKKRYWVHKLFTTRDEEGEFHTIFGRLRNDQEKFVKYFRMSYSKFDNLLQQLKPHLTKKNSKWRKSISAEERLALTLRYLASGNSQISMSFSYRISPTAVHSIIVSTCEAIWDILSPQEMPQPTEEMWKKISEEFYDLWRFPNSIGALDGKHVVIQAPPSSGSLFYNYKHTFSIVLLALVDAKYRFIAVDVGGYGKSSDGGLFSRSVLGRSLENKTLNIPGPKPLPNCNEPVVPYVILGDEAFPLKTYLMRPYPGSTARSDERQANYNFRQSRTRRVVENAFGIAVQRHRVLYGRLHMHPENAEKVVLAVCVLHNYLLSDLPVVNDYEDNRIRSEQSLFTALPHVGVQGSFEATRVRETFREYFMNDKLGP, from the exons atggatctgaacgaagaagacgtagttatcgcctgtgcagcgtacattgttttacaacaaaagaagaagaaaaataagaaacgaTACTGGGTTCATAAATTGTTTACAACGAGAGATGAAGAAGGAGAGTTTCACACAATTTTCGGTCGGCTACGAAATGACCAAGAAAAATTCGTAAAATATTTTCGAATGAGTTACTCCAAGTTTGACAATTTGCTTCAACAACTGAAACCACATCTCACGAAAAAGAATTCAAAATGGAGGAAATCCATTAGTGCAGAAGAGAGACTAGCATTAACATTACG GTATCTCGCATCTGGAAATTCGCAGATCTCCATGAGTTTCAGTTACAGAATTTCCCCGACAGCTGTTCACTCTATAATAGTCTCCACATGTGAGGCTATTTGGGACATTTTGTCTCCACAAGAAATGCCCCAACCTACTGAGGAAATGTGGAAGAAAATATCTGAAGAATTCTATGATCTGTGGCGTTTTCCGAACTCTATAGGAGCTTTAGATGGAAAACACGTTGTTATTCAAGCGCCCCCAAGCAGCGGGTCTCTCTTTTATAACTATAAACATACTTTCTCTATCGTTCTTTTGGCATTAGTGGATGCCAAATACAGATTCATTGCTGTTGATGTAGGAGGTTATGGCAAGTCCAGTGACGGAGGACTATTCTCAAGATCAGTTTTAGGAAGATCTTTGGAAAACAAAACGTTAAATATACCAGGTCCTAAACCGTTGCCAAATTGTAATGAACCTGTTGTGCCTTATGTAATACTTGGTGATGAAGCTTTCCCACTAAAAACGTATCTGATGCGTCCGTACCCCGGATCCACAGCTCGCAGTGATGAAAGGCAGGCGAATTATAATTTCCGGCAGTCGAGAACACGACGAGTAGTGGAGAATGCCTTTGGCATTGCTGTCCAGAGACATAGGGTACTCTATGGAAGACTCCATATGCACCCAGAAAATGCTGAAAAAGTAGTGTTGGCAGTCTGTGTATTACACAACTATTTACTCAGTGACCTGCCAGTAGTAAACGATTACGAAGACAACAGAATACGTTCTGAGCAATCATTGTTTACTGCGCTACCACATGTTGGGGTTCAAGGAAGTTTTGAGGCTACAAGAGTCAGGGAAACGTTTCGAGAATATTTCATGAATGACAAATTAGGTCCCTAG